The bacterium genome includes a window with the following:
- a CDS encoding T9SS type A sorting domain-containing protein, whose amino-acid sequence MTGLIIYLLLGVTNSFHTHSKLPPVHVVEKKGEKPKDDSPIYVIYQGNSEVDITLGIVYLWPMDYEILRDGVRIDYFLRDSGTGWSYRDSTVSPGTYTYQIKMYWPGTDSLDGETDLLTAQPGNVSGWIMRNTTWKKAYSPFFVRDSSYTGVLGIAIQPGCTLRIEEGVKIHFDKDYYIGMFGSAIYANGTQSDMIVFEGDGKMGDWGGITADTSCIDFNWVQLNDANKGLFLNKTNTVTVYNSWFWNDSVGIYSQYGGTNSVTFSNGFIGDCEYGIYCMGSFSPQVSSSEFAYNTCGIFAMEDAAPVVTGSNFCGNKSYAIANTSALKISAKDSWWGYPSGPKDNSNPKGEGDKLSGDVDFQGFKTCPYDLLTLPLPDFRVDTVIVTQIIDSADLFAARPTVVRVFVSPGRSKSTDFPSFGIQTWLGGYPCTPDPNPDSVKYKGCWDKIKEVRKGLNSVNCFISDINGLPATACSSDVTVKITPGLGEERDDTENNEDTVKVGFKAPTPKWRIYYTALRVGDWWSDGSGPASSVIETFAADNESFLEGVFPIKFESTFRGYSVRWLAFTQTGAISYLKTYLALTSGNAFAIGIVPRDFLGGSVGTMAYTSVGLYHYTALIGYRNDFQDDSWGTAHELGHSFGLLDEYYEKTPPPPDGNENWDCVRKPDGHMATNGWWVNKKKDGCIYNVYPADTASKFNNVYSFMGNTLPIKHWVPRCDYNALNAAISAIKSQKTATNRLLVNLSIYKNDSVFALPFYEIGNGATDTGTVGNYSLECLNVSNATLSGVKFSTPFWEMDTTAGVEVFSNCVVLEYPAGTNKIALKNNSNIIFQRTISTNPPSVDLISPNGGSIGDSVKVVWSGSDLDGDKLLYALFSKGSDDDWAPIVFNIEDTSYMVDAHLLGSTAKFKVTATDGINSASDSSGSSSSVQNKAPFVFISVPSDSLNFSHSQIVALSGSAIDPEEKTLPESSLVWVSSIDDTIGFGNSISKTLSVGTHTISFSAKDSGGLVSSDAITLFVVADTLTDVYVTSNDITTSESPVINDTCWINCTVKNTLRDANCLVSIYLNGLDSLHLLKSDSMFIEANKSAILSAMWTPQTMGNDTIWVKVSGVSPSESNTSNNIASKVFTVISVEEKPLAPVVLYLNQNYPNPAYNSTFIKFSVPATEKISLKVYDISGKLVKTIVNGEYKPGYYTVQWNADNDYDRKLSSGVYFIRLQSNQKTFTRKTVILK is encoded by the coding sequence ATGACGGGTTTAATAATATATCTTTTATTAGGGGTAACAAATAGTTTTCATACACATAGTAAGTTACCGCCGGTTCACGTTGTAGAAAAAAAAGGGGAAAAACCAAAGGATGATTCTCCAATATATGTAATCTATCAGGGAAACAGTGAAGTGGACATAACTCTCGGAATTGTTTATTTATGGCCTATGGATTATGAAATTCTGCGTGACGGGGTAAGAATTGACTATTTTCTTAGGGATTCCGGTACCGGATGGTCATATAGAGATTCAACCGTATCTCCCGGCACTTATACGTACCAGATAAAAATGTACTGGCCGGGCACTGACTCTCTCGATGGAGAGACCGATTTACTTACTGCCCAACCTGGCAATGTAAGTGGCTGGATTATGCGAAACACGACATGGAAAAAAGCATATAGTCCCTTTTTTGTAAGAGACAGTTCATATACCGGAGTTCTTGGGATTGCAATACAGCCCGGGTGCACCTTAAGAATAGAGGAAGGTGTTAAGATTCACTTTGACAAAGATTATTATATAGGAATGTTCGGTAGTGCAATTTATGCCAACGGGACGCAAAGTGATATGATTGTATTTGAAGGAGACGGAAAAATGGGTGACTGGGGAGGCATAACGGCGGATACTTCTTGTATCGATTTCAACTGGGTACAACTAAACGACGCAAATAAAGGATTATTCTTAAATAAAACTAATACGGTTACAGTTTACAATTCCTGGTTCTGGAATGATTCCGTTGGGATTTACAGTCAATATGGCGGGACCAATTCGGTAACTTTTTCAAATGGATTTATCGGAGACTGCGAATATGGAATATATTGTATGGGAAGCTTTTCTCCACAAGTATCTTCAAGCGAATTTGCATATAATACTTGCGGAATCTTTGCTATGGAAGATGCTGCTCCCGTGGTAACCGGCAGTAATTTTTGTGGTAATAAAAGCTACGCAATAGCAAATACTTCTGCTTTAAAAATATCCGCCAAAGATTCATGGTGGGGATATCCAAGCGGGCCGAAAGACAATAGCAATCCAAAAGGAGAAGGCGATAAATTATCGGGGGACGTTGATTTCCAGGGATTCAAAACTTGTCCTTACGATTTGTTAACACTACCTCTCCCCGACTTCAGGGTAGATACCGTAATAGTAACGCAAATAATCGACAGCGCCGACCTTTTTGCAGCCAGACCAACGGTAGTAAGAGTATTTGTTTCTCCTGGGCGAAGCAAAAGCACAGATTTTCCATCATTTGGGATACAAACCTGGCTGGGAGGATATCCCTGTACACCCGACCCTAATCCCGATTCGGTAAAATACAAAGGATGCTGGGACAAAATAAAAGAAGTCAGAAAAGGCTTAAACTCGGTTAATTGTTTTATCAGTGATATAAACGGGTTACCCGCCACAGCCTGTAGTTCGGACGTAACGGTTAAGATAACGCCGGGTTTGGGCGAAGAAAGGGACGACACGGAAAACAACGAGGACACTGTCAAAGTAGGTTTTAAAGCACCCACACCCAAATGGAGAATTTACTATACCGCTTTACGTGTAGGCGATTGGTGGTCAGATGGTTCCGGACCTGCGTCATCGGTGATAGAAACATTTGCGGCAGATAACGAAAGTTTTCTTGAGGGTGTATTTCCGATAAAATTCGAGTCTACGTTCCGCGGGTATTCGGTTCGCTGGCTTGCCTTTACACAAACAGGAGCAATATCATATCTCAAGACTTATCTGGCTCTTACATCAGGCAATGCTTTTGCCATTGGAATCGTGCCGAGGGATTTTTTAGGCGGCAGCGTTGGTACTATGGCTTATACTTCCGTGGGACTTTACCATTATACTGCGCTTATTGGTTACAGAAATGATTTCCAGGACGATTCATGGGGGACTGCACACGAGTTGGGACACAGTTTTGGACTTTTAGATGAATATTACGAGAAAACGCCTCCACCGCCGGATGGCAACGAAAACTGGGATTGTGTCCGAAAACCTGACGGGCATATGGCAACAAACGGATGGTGGGTAAACAAGAAAAAAGATGGTTGCATATATAATGTTTATCCCGCGGATACTGCCAGTAAGTTCAACAACGTGTATAGTTTTATGGGAAACACTCTTCCGATAAAGCACTGGGTACCAAGATGCGATTATAATGCTTTGAACGCTGCAATTTCAGCAATTAAAAGCCAGAAAACGGCAACTAACAGATTACTTGTAAATCTTTCCATATACAAAAACGATTCGGTCTTCGCTTTGCCTTTTTATGAGATTGGAAACGGCGCAACAGATACGGGCACAGTCGGAAATTATAGCCTTGAGTGTTTGAATGTAAGTAATGCTACGCTATCCGGCGTTAAATTCTCTACTCCTTTCTGGGAAATGGACACTACGGCAGGAGTTGAAGTCTTTTCCAATTGTGTTGTTCTTGAATATCCTGCAGGGACAAATAAAATAGCATTAAAAAACAACTCCAACATTATATTTCAAAGAACCATCAGCACTAATCCTCCTTCAGTAGACCTTATTTCTCCAAACGGAGGTTCCATAGGAGACAGCGTAAAAGTTGTGTGGAGCGGAAGCGACCTCGACGGGGATAAATTGTTATATGCATTATTTTCAAAAGGAAGCGACGATGATTGGGCTCCAATTGTATTTAACATAGAAGATACTTCGTATATGGTAGACGCACATTTACTCGGAAGCACTGCAAAGTTCAAAGTAACCGCAACGGACGGGATTAACAGCGCATCGGATTCTTCGGGTTCATCGTCCAGCGTACAAAATAAAGCGCCTTTTGTATTTATAAGCGTACCTTCCGATAGCTTAAACTTTTCGCACAGCCAGATAGTCGCATTATCGGGAAGCGCAATCGACCCGGAAGAAAAGACTTTACCGGAATCTTCGCTTGTTTGGGTTTCAAGCATAGATGACACAATTGGATTCGGGAATTCAATAAGCAAGACGTTATCCGTTGGAACGCATACCATATCTTTTAGCGCAAAAGACAGCGGAGGACTTGTCAGTAGTGATGCCATTACGTTGTTCGTAGTAGCGGATACGCTTACGGATGTTTATGTGACAAGCAACGATATAACGACAAGCGAGTCTCCCGTAATCAATGATACCTGCTGGATTAACTGCACCGTGAAAAATACTTTAAGAGATGCAAACTGTCTCGTATCAATATATCTAAATGGATTGGATTCGTTGCATTTACTCAAGAGCGACAGTATGTTCATAGAGGCAAACAAGTCTGCAATATTAAGCGCAATGTGGACACCACAGACAATGGGAAATGATACGATATGGGTTAAGGTTTCGGGTGTTAGTCCGTCCGAAAGTAATACGTCAAACAATATCGCATCAAAAGTCTTTACGGTAATATCCGTAGAAGAAAAACCTTTAGCTCCCGTTGTTCTTTACTTGAATCAGAATTATCCAAACCCGGCATACAATTCGACTTTTATAAAGTTCTCCGTTCCGGCAACCGAAAAAATAAGTTTGAAAGTATATGACATATCCGGCAAGTTAGTAAAAACAATCGTTAACGGCGAATATAAGCCCGGGTATTATACCGTGCAGTGGAATGCGGATAATGATTACGACAGAAAACTATCGAGCGGAGTATATTTCATAAGATTGCAAAGCAATCAGAAAACTTTCACGCGGAAGACAGTGATACTGAAATAG
- a CDS encoding tetratricopeptide repeat protein, giving the protein MSIFSGFGKKKSGNSNVNPYEEEIRYSDEAITANPKDSRAWYNKGTALGNLGRLEEAISCFDEAIKINPQYATAWGNKGVSLGRLGRNEEELHCYEEVIKINPKDALAWCNKGTVLAKLGRTKEEIFCYDEAIRINPGYASAWYNKGTALGKLGRYEEEIRCYDEAIKIIPGYANAWYNKGIALAKLCRYEEAIPCYDEALKINPEDVDALHNKSFALKNLGRNK; this is encoded by the coding sequence ATGTCTATCTTTAGCGGTTTTGGAAAGAAAAAATCCGGCAATTCAAATGTTAATCCTTACGAAGAAGAAATTCGTTATTCTGATGAGGCAATTACGGCAAACCCGAAAGATTCCAGGGCTTGGTATAACAAAGGTACTGCTTTAGGAAATCTTGGCCGTCTTGAAGAAGCGATTTCCTGTTTCGATGAGGCAATTAAAATAAACCCGCAATACGCAACTGCCTGGGGGAACAAAGGTGTTTCTTTAGGAAGGCTTGGCCGTAACGAAGAAGAACTTCATTGTTATGAAGAGGTAATCAAAATAAACCCAAAAGATGCTCTGGCTTGGTGTAATAAAGGTACTGTTTTAGCTAAACTTGGCCGCACCAAAGAAGAAATTTTTTGTTACGATGAGGCAATCAGGATAAACCCGGGATATGCAAGTGCATGGTACAATAAAGGCACTGCTTTAGGAAAACTTGGTCGTTATGAAGAAGAAATTCGTTGTTACGATGAGGCAATTAAGATAATCCCGGGATATGCGAACGCTTGGTACAACAAAGGTATTGCCTTAGCAAAACTTTGTCGTTATGAAGAAGCGATTCCTTGTTATGATGAGGCACTTAAAATAAATCCGGAAGATGTGGATGCTTTACATAACAAAAGCTTTGCTTTAAAAAATCTCGGTCGTAATAAATAG